The genomic interval cccccccccagcgcGCCCCCCCTCACCTTTCTCCATCAGGGTGTTGAAAAGGGAGGCGTTGGAGAAGAAGAAGAGGTACCCGAAGGTCTGGGACACCAGGTCGGGGTGTAACTGGCAATCCCGGGTCAGCTCCAGCGCCGTCTGGAAAACGGCCAAGGTGGGCCGGACCCCCTCGGGGACACTGGCCAAATCCTGCCCGGCGCTGGGCTCCCCGGCCCCCGAGAAGGGGTTACTCTCCAAAAGGGTGGGGAGAGCGGAGTAAAGggtctgtaaaataaaaaaaaaaaaaaaaaggggggggtgaggggggggcgggggggttggAGGAGGGGGCGCTggggggttggggagggggtgggggtgctgaCCTTGGTGAGGTAGTAGACGGATTGCTGGAAGGTGGACATGATCACCTCGTCCAGCACCCCCAGCGCCTCATCGCATGTCTCCAGGTCCCCTGTCAGCTCCGGGCAGGGGCCtgaggggttggggggggggaggggggtgtgaCCCCTAAAGgggctggttttggggtgtccccccccagcATGGAGTCCCCCTCCAACAGGAGTGGCATTGGAGTCCCCCCTAAGGAACTGTCTTTGGGGACATCCCCCCCAGACTGGTTTCGGGGTCCCCCTCAGGAGTGGCGGCTTTGGAGTCCCCCCTAAGAAATTGTCTTTGGGGTCCCCCCGGGCTGGTTTTCGGGTCATCCCCCCCTGCAGGGGCTGGTTTTGGGGTCCCCCAATGAACTGTCTTTGGGGTGTCCCCCTCGCAGGCTGGTTTTGGGGTCTCTCCCACAGCAGGGGTACCTTTAGggtcatccccccccccccccccccgggctggTTTTGGGGTCCCCCCCCGGGCTGGTTTTGGTGTTGGCCCCAGCAGGGGCAGCTTTGGGGTGTCCCCCCCAGGAGGGGTGGCTTTGGAGTCCCCCCTAAGTAACTGTCTTTAGGGGAAACCCCCTGGACTGGTTTTTGGATCTCCCCTCCCTGCAACCAAGGGCTGGTTTTGGGGTCCCCCCCAGAAGGAGTGGCTTTGGAGTCTCCCCTAAGGAACTATCTTTGGGGTCCCCCCCCAGCATGGAGACCCCCTCCAACAGGGGTGGCTTTGGGGTCCCCCCCCGTCTGGTTTTGGGGTGCCCCGGGGTTTTGGGGGGCTCaccctccagctccagctcgCGCTCCAGCTCCAGCACGCGGGCCTGGGCCAGGTTGAGCAGCTCCATGGCGTTGGCCAACCACCGCAGCAGGGGCCGCAGGTcggccgccaccgccgccgcgcTCAGCGCCGCGGGGGCCGCATcctgctggctggggggggtggggggaaggggggggatTACACTGCTGTACCCCCACCCTGGGGCAGGGGATcaggagggggggagggggagccatgggggtggctgtggggtCTCCCCCATGAGCTGGTTTTGGGGGCCCCCCAAAGGAATTGTCTCAGCACCacgggggctgcagcctgctgcctgggggggggtgtgttaCACCGCAGGTCCCccaccctggggtggggggagccaTGGGGGTGGCTTTGGGGTTCCCCCATCAACAGGAGTGGCTTCGGGGGTCCCCCCTAAGGAATTGCCTTTGGGGGTCACCCCAGGGTCTGGTTTTGGGGACCCCTCCCTGGGGCTGACTTTGGGGGGGCAGGGGTTGGGGGTCACTCACTTCTCGGGCTGCCGGTCCCCGATCTCCTTGATCTTCTCCTGCCGGCAAAACCCCATCAGTTCCCCGGGACCCCTTGACCCACCTTGTCCCCCTCCCCTCATCCCCAAAGCACCCCCCTTTtatcacacacacccccagtgcccccgctttcctccccccccccaagaacCCTTCTTACCCCCCAAAGTGCCCCCTTTTTCCATGACCCACTTCCTTGCACCCTCAAagcacccccctcccctcccccctcaaCGTGCCCCCCCAAagcgcccccctcccccaaagcccccctcgccccctcccccccaaagcgcacccctctcccctgccccccctttTTCTGCCCCCCCTCTCACCCAGACGGTCTCCTTCACCAGCAGTGCCACCCGGCAGAGCAGGGGGGGGAAGCGCTCAGGGGGGAAGGCCCGTGCTGCATgctccaggcacagccccagcaggaaAGCGGGGGCCAGCCCCCCCAGAACGCCGCTGCCtccccccccgctcccctcctcCGGCAGCCTGACGATCTCCCgcagcagcacctcctcctcctggggTCTGTAGCGCAGCTCGGGCCGGGGGCTCTCCAAACAGCTCCTCAGGGCCTCCTGCCGCTCTTGGGGGGTCCTACCGCAGCCTGGACACCCCAAAACCCCCGCCAAGCCCAGGGAGGGCCGAGCAGGGGGTAACCAGGGGGGGCGAGGGCTGGGGGACCCCCCTGAGGTGTTTCGGGGGTCTttataaaggaataaaaagtgTTGCCCCAAGCCCAGTAAATCCCCAGGGTGGAGGGGCGCTGGGCGTAAGAGGGGTGCTCCATTGTGGGTGACAGGGGCCCCCCGAAATGGGCGGACagtggcaggggagggggggtcgGCCCCCCCCCTCGGCTGCCCGCACCAGGCAGTGGCGGGGGAGGATGTCGGGGGCGTTGAGGAAGGTGTCAACCAGGCAGCCCCCCGATTTTTCGGGGGCCCCCCCCCGGCGCTCAGGGCGGCCAAAGACATGCTGGGGGCGCGTCATGACGTAGATGACAAAGTcctggggggggagggaaagggggtgaggggggagcaCGGAAAGAGGGGCGCAAGGGAAGGGGGGGCACCTTGGGGGAGGGCACTTTGGGGGGCACAGAAAGGGGTGGGCACCTTGAGGGGCAAGGAAAAGGTGGGcactttgggggggggggcacactGAGGGGTGAGGAAAGGCAGGCATGCCTTGGGAGGAGGGGCAAGGAAAGGGGGGGGGCACCTCAGGGAGGTGGGCATGGAAAGGAGGGGATGGTTTGGGGGCAGAGGCAAGGAAGGGGGGGGCACCTTGGGGGGGAGCACTTTGAGGGAGGCAAGAAGGGGGGGGCACGTTGGGGGGCAAGGAAAATGGGGGGATGCTTCGGGGGGAGGGGCGAGGAAAGGGGAGGGACACCTGGGGGGAGGAGCAGGGATAGTGGGGGAAGGGGCGAGGAAAGGGGAGGTCcaccttggggggggggggggggttgagGGAAGGGgggccccctcccacccccctgtgcccctcccactcccctgtgccccccctcACCTGCCTGCCGtagccctgcagcagcaggaagtaggggtgctgctgggggggctggatGAGACACTGCGCCAGCTGCTCCAGGccggccccctcccctgcctcctcttCGGCAGCCCCCCCTTCacccggggggggtgggggggtctcGAGGGGCCCCTCATCactttgggggggggcggggtcCCCCCCCGCCACGCTCAGCACCGTCTTGCGCTCCCGCCGACGCTTGGTGCTGAGGTTCATGTCGCTGATGCTGCGGCGCAGGGAGAGGTTGTCGGCTCGGTCCTTGGGGGGGGCCCCTGGACCCCCCCCTGAGGCTGCCCGCGAGCGGCTCTTCTGTGAGCGCCGGGTGGGGGTGTTGAGACCtagggggggaggggcagaagTGAGAACTGagggggggaggcggggggggcaAGGACATAACTGAaacctcggggggggggggggggggggggggggaagggaaagaattgacacctggggggggggggcagggaagggaaagaattgacccctggggggggcggggacaGAATTGACACCTGGCTGGGGGAGGACAGGGGGGGGACACACGACATAGTTCAGacctgggcagggggtgggggttaAAGGGACAGAATTaagcccggggggggggcgcgggaCAGGGGCAGGTGACTCACCAGGGGTCTCGGTGTTGTCCCCCTCACAGCCGTGCTCCACCTCCTGCTGGCGGCGGATCTCAAAGCGCCGGGAACAGCCACTTTTGGGTTTCCAAACATCCTGGAGCACCAAGGGGCGCTCAGCCTCACCCAGCGGGCGCAGATATTCCACCTGCCaagcccccccgggcccccccgcccggcccaCCACATCGCAAAGGACGTATTCTCCTGCAATTCCCTCTTCCGGAGTCAATCCGTACCGCTCCAAGGCTTCCCGCACCAGTTCTCGGGCGGTGGAACGTGGCGTTGCCAAAACACTTTTATAATTAGCCCCCCGGGAAATATCCCCCCCAAAAATTTTTAGGATACCGGGGAGCTGGCGTTGCCCGGGGGGGTGATCCCCCCCCACTAAGACCTCAGGATCCACCAGATCCACCAGCTTCTTCTCACTGGCCCAACGCCcggtggtggtggcagtggtggtggcagtggtgcGGTGGAAAAGGTTGGAAAGACGTTTGTGGCGGGAGGATTTGGTTTTCCCGGCGGGACGAAGCTCCACCGTTTCGCTGCCGCGGCTGGTTGTGTCTGAGGAGGTCGATCTGCGGTGGGGAGAGGGGTTACggggggggtttgggggggggtgggggggatgggggggaaaggggaggggtCTTACCTGACAGAGCCGGCGCTGGGCCAGCGGCGACTAATCTTGGCCAACCGTTTTTTGGGAGAGTTGATCCAGAGGCCGACAGGGAAGTGGAGCTTCCCAAAACGGGGGCTGCCCTCCTTGCGATCCTCTGGGAACATGGCGACAGTGTTCCTGGAGGGGGGGAGGAACACATCagagacacacacccccccccaaaacccccaaccccccccaggACACCCCAAGGGGAAGCATCACCCCCACATCACCCCCGTTACCGACTCCCAAGCGCTCGACACCGGCACCGGTTTATCCCCCCCCAGCTCAACACTGCAGCCCCATGTCCCACAtcgtgtgtgtgtccccccccttTGTCCTCGTCACCCAGCAGCGATTTCCCGACAGAGGGGGGACAGGAAAGGGCGAGCCAGGCCAGGAAACCCggctgaggggggggggggggctgggggacgtggagggaagcagagccacggggggatgggcagggggctgagggcagcaggtggggctgagctgggggtcTCAGCCCTGCTAAGGTGGAGGGGCACCCCCCCAGAGGTGTCtgaaaatggggggggggggcattttTGCACTCAAAGGCCTGACCCCATGGTGACAGTGGGGTCAAGCTCACCACAAGGCACGTCTGCACACACCCCCAAATCTTATCCGAACCCCACCGTGGGGCACCCCACAACCCCAGGCCCTTGGGACTCATCCACATGATAGCACCcgctgctggggggggcagggggggctgcagcgAGGCTCCCTTCTGGCATGGGGGCCACACGGCATCCCTGTGGGGAAGGAGCCCCCCAGTTGCACCCACgcacccccccctccccatggcTGGGGCCCCACAGGCTGGGAGGGGGGCAAAGTGGGTCAGTGTCCCCACGGTGGGGAGGGAGCGGGGCAGAATGCGGAGGGGACAAGAAGGCCACTATCCCCACACAAAAGCCCCCTAAACCCAACTTttccctcacacacacaccccacagccTCCTAAATCCAACACAACCCCCACAAGCCCCtaaacccacccccccacagCCCCATAAACCCAACCCCCACACGCAacccccccacagccccctaAACCCACCCCCTACACAACACCCCCCAGCACCATAAACCCAACCCTCCCAGCCCCCTAAACCCAACTCCCCCACACAGCGCCCTAAACCCCCCCACCTCCTCACAAcaccccaccacagccccctAAACCCAACCCCCCTCACagctccccccatccccctaAACCCCCCCACCCTCTCACAACCACTCACCACAgccccctaccccccccccaccccgccacaaccccccccagcaccataaacccaaccccccccacAACCCCCTCCACAACcctcccccacagccccctACACCAAACTTTTCCCTCACaacccaccaccactgccaggCCTCAGCCCGGAGCTAGGCCTCAGCCTCAACCTCAGCCCAGAgccgctcccccagcccccccagggcagccccggcaccgGCCCCTTCCCCACATCCCCAGAACGGCCCCAGGGTGGTGCTAGaacccccagggcagccccggTCCCTCCCAACAGCCATGAGCCCCCTCGGACCGGGATCCCTCAGCACCACCGCCATCGCCCCTTCCTCGCCCTCACAGCAGGTCCCGCCCACTCCTCCGCATCGCAGAGCTCCCATTGGCTGAGTTTTTGCCGCCTCGGCCGGCGCAAGCCAATGAGAGCACGGAGCGCGGCCGTGCGCTGCTCCCCCGCGTGGAGGGCGGGAGGGAGGAGGCGGGGCCAGGGGTTGTTTCGGCGGGAAGAGAGGGAGCCAATCAGAACGCGGCGGTGGAAGGCCACGCCCACGGGGAGCACGCTGCTTACAGACCCATCCCCCCGGGTctccggccccgccccccgggtCCCTGACCCGTCCCCCGGAACCCCGGGACCCCCGGAgaccccccagggacccccaaaTCCAAACCGGAGACCCCCAAATCCCCCCGAGACCCCCGGAGACCACCCCGAgacccccaaatcccccccGAGATCCCCCGGGGACCCCCAAATCCCCCCGAGGACCCCCAAATCCCCCCTGAAACCACCAAATCCCCTCCCCGAGACCCCCCATGGACCCCCAAATCCCCCCGAGACCCCCAAATCCCCCCGAGACCCCCGGAGACCCCCCAGAgacccccaaatcccccccGAGACACCCGGAGACCCCCCTGAAACCACCAAATCCCCCCTGAAACCACCAAATCCCCCCCCCCGAGACTCCCCGGAGACCCCAAATCACCCTCCGGGACCCCCCAAGACTCTCGAATTCCCCCCGAATACTCCCCCGAGACCCCCAGAGCACCCCCCATGACTCCGAATCCCCCTGGAGACCCTCCGGGACACCCCGAGACCTCCCAACCCCTCCCCAAATCCCCCTCAAGACCCCTCGAGACAGCCAAGACCCCCGGAGCCCCCTCAAGTCCCCTAAATCCCCCTCCTGGAGCCCCCAAATCCCCCCGGAGACCCTGAATCCCCCCGGAGACCCTAGGGGACACCCTGAGACCCCCCTAAGACCCCCAGATCCACCCCAGAGACCCTACATTCCCCCTCCCTGAGACCCCCAGAGACCCCCCATGACCCCGAATCCTCCCAGAGACCCTCCGGGATACCCTGAGCTCCCCCAAATTCCCCCCAagccccccaaatcccccctcCGGAGCCCCCAACTcccccccagagcccccagaACACGCATGTTCAAGCGTGTGTGTGCAGCTCAGGCCTACGGGCACAGCTGTGCACACACATGACATGGGCtggcacatgtgtgtgcacagacACGCATTGCACGGACACGTGTGGGCACAGACACACCAGCACGGCCACGTGTGGGTGTCATGGGAACATACGTGCACATACAtgtgcacacagacacatgTGGATGTCCTGGGAACATACATGTGCACAGACATGCGTGTGCACACCAACACGCATGGCATGGACATGTGTGGGCACAGACAGGTGCCGCATGGACACGTGTGGGCGTCATGGGCACATATGTGTGCAGAGACATGCAAGGCATGGACATGCATGTGCATCATGGGAACGTATGTGGACATACACGTGCACACAGATACACATGGCATGGACATGTGTGGGTGCCGTGGGAACACACATGTGCACAGACATGCATGTGCACACTGACACGTATGGCACGGACACGTGTGGGCGTCATGGGCACATGTATGTACATGCATGCACACGGACACGCACAGAATGGACACGCGTGTGCACAGACACGCATGGCACAGACACACATGGGTGTCATGGGAATGTATGTGCACAtatgtgtgcacacagacacaaacagcacagacatgtgtgcacacagacaCGCACGGCACGGACACATGTGTGCGCAGACATGCATGGCAGGGACAAGTGTGGGCGTCATGAGAACTTACATGCACATACgtgtgcacacagacacacatggCATGGACACGCGTGTGTGAACAGACACACAGGACCTAAACACGTGTGGGTGTCATGGGCACATGTACGTACACGCGtgcacacagacatgcacagcACAGACATGTGCATGCACAGACACGCAGGGCACAGACACACGTGGGCGTCCTGGGCACATACGTGTGCACAGACATGCATGGCACGGACACGCGTGCACACGGACACGCATGGGCATCGTGGGCACATACGTGTGCACACAGACATGCAAGGCAGGGACACACGTGGGTGTCATGAGAACttacatgcacatacatgtgcacacagacacacatggCACAGACACGCGTGTGTGCACAGACACGCAGGACATAGACACGCGTGGGTGTCATGGGCACATACGTGTGCACAGACATGCGTGGCACGGACATGCGTGTGCATGATGGGAACATTCGTGCACATACGTGTGCACACGGATACGTGTGTTGGCAGTGCCTGTGGGTCCATCCTGCCCCAAGTTcacgccccccgcccccccccacccccagccccccccggggGTCCGTCCCTCCCTGGGACACCTAAGGTCAAGATCAAGGtcacctgcccccccccccccccgccccagccccagcctgcccctctcccccccagGAGgtccctccatccatcccccccCCTCTCGGtccacccctcccccccagggctccccaTCCCCTCCGGCCCCCCCCTTCGCCCCCCAGGGTTCCCCACACCCTCCGGGCTCCCCCTACACTCCcgggctccccctccccccccagggcacccacccccccttcccgggctccttcccccccccgggctccccctccccccctgcgGTCAGCCCGGGCCTGCCCCGGCCGGGGGCATTTACGTCaaacccccccctccccgccagccttgcgggggggggagggggggacaccCGGACACCCAGACGgacacggggaggggggggggagggggcgcgaCCCGAAGGGTTGCGTGAAGCCACCGATGACGTCAGCGGCGggcctccctcccccccccgccgcccaaagggaaggggggaaataaggggggggggggtgagggcattgggggggggaggattatggggggatggggtggagctgggggggctATGGGGGTCTCGGGAGGGCTGGGAGGTCTAGGGGGGAGCTGGTGGTTATaggggggtgtgggggttgGGGGCGCTATGGGGGGGCAATGGGGGGGCTACAAGGGTctggggggcctggggggcaATGGGGGGGTTATGGGAGGCTGAAGGGGTCTGGGGAGTTTGGGGGAACAtttgggggctgtggggggggtgggcgggctatgggggagggggctgggggggagctgAGGGGGGTTGGGGAGGTTATGGGGGGCATTGGGGGTGTtatggggggctggggagctgggggggctaTGAGGGGGGCTGGAGTGGGATCGGGGAGCTAtggggggggatgtggggggctatgggggggggctgggggggctaTGAGGGGCGTCTAGTGGGGCCGGGGGGCCTGGGAGGTTGGAGGGTTCTTGGAGGGAGATGGGGGGCAatgggggggctgcggggagctggggAGTTGGGGGGGCattggaggggctgggggggttattggggggctggggggggctaTGGGGGTAGTGGGTGCCTTGGGGGGGCTATGAGTGGGTTGGGGAGACtatgggggggatgggggagtTATGGGGAGGTTAttggggggatggggggcatTTGGGGGGCTcgggaggggctgggagggctgcCGGTGCCCCCACCTTACTCCCCCAATGCCagggatgggggatggggggggagggggctccccccactccccagcgCGGACCGAACCCAcggggggggttgggggggggagggaagggggggttggggggggaggggaaggggggggttggggggggaggggaagggggggagggggggtgacCCATCCAGCCACGCCAGCACCGGTGGGTGCCCCCGCACCGCGCGGCCGCATCCTGCCGGGCCCCCTCGGCGTCACCGCCTGACGCAcgtcccctcccccacccccccccccgcggccccctccccttcccttccccgccccccccccccccccccccccatgcgTGGGCACCAACGGGCACTGGTgaccctgcccccccccccccccccccccagcgcccccTCCCCAATCTGCTTAAATATaaaggggggggtgggtgggaggagtgggggaggggcaccccctccctcccccccttccaaaaaaataaataaattttatataaaataataaataaaaagcaccaaaacCACCGTCTGGGAAAACACCCAAAGGGCACCCAGCGCGCCAAGGGCGCCACGTGCTGCGGcaggccggggggggggaggggcggggggtcctgccccctcccccccccgtgcacccatccccccccccccaaattttgggggggttgggagGGGTTGGGTTGGCGAGGCCGcggctgctgcccaggcaggtgGCCCCTCCCCCACACTGCCCCATAGGGGAGGGTATGGGGCATGGGCTATGGGGCAGGGGCCGTGGCTATGGGGCAGGACACCGTGGCTATGGGGCAGGACACCGTGGCTATGGGGCAGGGGCCGTGGCTATGGGGCAGGGCCATGGCtatggggcaggggcagcatcTATGGGGCAGAGGCAGTATCTATGGGGCAggcggtggcgggggggggccgggggggccggtGCCTGCGGCTGCCCGGGGTTTCCGCTGCTGCCGGCGCTGACGCCACCggtccccccccccgcccccaccggccctccccaccccccccacccctcccccggtccctcccctcccccccggtaccccccaaccccccctcGGACTCCCCCGgatcccccccagccccccagcccccccaacccaccccagaacccctccccatccccccaaaCTCCCCCcggacccccccagcccccccagctgccccagaaCCCCACCCCATACCCCCAAACGCCTCCCggacctccccccccccagtcccccctaaacccccagctgcctcccccccGTGGGCGCCCCGGGGGGGAAGTCCCGCGTGGGTGCCCATTACGCCCCCCTAGCCCCCCCCCGAGGGACTCGCCCCCCCCCGCGAGGGATCCTCCTGCACGAGGGATGCCCCCACGCGGGAcgcgccccccctcccccccgtgcccctcgcccccccccccggccgcagccccACGGGGGGTCCCGGCGCTGACGCGCGTGGCGCGGCCCGGGGGGGCGGTGAGACATcgcttggggtggggggagagcggggggggggggctgagtcagcgcggggggccgggggggaggggggagggggctgcccccTTCCACGCGCGGGGGGGTCGTGGGTGGAAGCGGCTGCTGCAGCcgcggggggaaggggggacGTGGGGGGGGTACCCTGGGGTCAGGGGGATCCCGTTGGGGGACCCGATCCCGTTGCAGATGGAtcccgggggcgggggggggggtcccgtTGCGGGGCCCGATCCTGCTGCGGGTGGGCCCCGGGGCAGGTGGATCCCGGGGCGGGTGGATCCCCGTGCAGGGCACGATCCCCGCGGCGGGTAGATCCCGTTGCGGGGCCCGATCCTGCTGCGGGCGGACCCCCGGGCAGGTGGATCTCGCTAAGGGACCCGATCCGGGGGCGGGTGGATCCGGAGCAGGACGGACCCCGGGGTAGGGACCGAGGCTAGTGCAAGCAGATCCCGCTCCAAGCAGATCCAGGGACAGGGACTGTCCCCGGGGCAGGATCGACCCCCCTGCCAAGGGTCGATCCCGCTGTAGCGATCGGCCCCGGTGCCGTATGGATCCCAGTGCGGGACCGATCCCGGTACCAGCAGATCCCGGTGCAGGGACCGACCCCGAGGCTCCGTGGATCCCGATGTGGG from Falco rusticolus isolate bFalRus1 unplaced genomic scaffold, bFalRus1.pri scaffold_220_arrow_ctg1, whole genome shotgun sequence carries:
- the RASIP1 gene encoding LOW QUALITY PROTEIN: ras-interacting protein 1 (The sequence of the model RefSeq protein was modified relative to this genomic sequence to represent the inferred CDS: deleted 1 base in 1 codon), with product MFPEDRKEGSPRFGKLHFPVGLWINSPKKRLAKISRRWPSAGSVRSTSSDTTSRGSETVELRPAGKTKSSRHKRLSNLFHRTTATTTATTTGRWASEKKLVDLVDPEVLVGGDHPPGQRQLPGILKIFGGDISRGANYKSVLATPRSTARELVREALERYGLTPEEGIAGEYVLCDVVGRAGGPGGAWQVEYLRPLGEAERPLVLQDVWKPKSGCSRRFEIRRQQEVEHGCEGDNTETPGLNTPTRRSQKSRSRAASGGGPGAPPKDRADNLSLRRSISDMNLSTKRRRERKTVLSVAGGDPAPPQSDEGPLETPPPPPGEGGAAEEEAGEGAGLEQLAQCLIQPPQQHPYFLLLQGYGRQDFVIYVMTRPQHVFGRPERRGGAPEKSGGCLVDTFLNAPDILPRHCLVRAAEGGGRPPSPATVRPFRGAPVTHNGAPLLRPAPLHPGDLLGLGQHFLFLYKDPRNTSGGSPSPRPPWLPPARPSLGLAGVLGCPGCGRTPQERQEALRSCLESPRPELRYRPQEEEVLLREIVRLPEEGSGGGGSGVLGGLAPAFLLGLCLEHAARAFPPERFPPLLCRVALLVKETVWEKIKEIGDRQPENQQDAAPAALSAAAVAADLRPLLRWLANAMELLNLAQARVLELERELELEGPCPELTGDLETCDEALGVLDEVIMSTFQQSVYYLTKTLYSALPTLLESNPFSGAGEPSAGQDLASVPEGVRPTLAVFQTALELTRDCQLHPDLVSQTFGYLFFFSNASLFNTLMEKGSAGPFFQWWRAVRIRTNLDLVLDWLAALGLGDIAGEFFRKLSATANLLCTPRSCLSKASWSRLRAEFPVLSPAQLHHLLSHYQLGPGCPAPPAWAPPPEERDLVASGDIFESFSEHPPLLLPSQGFRLRLGEPVGDEGLLRPLCRLRRLLWDLEQGGLPANQRALGLEGAP